One region of Permianibacter fluminis genomic DNA includes:
- the tsaB gene encoding tRNA (adenosine(37)-N6)-threonylcarbamoyltransferase complex dimerization subunit type 1 TsaB has translation MTASLKNVLALDTATEALSVALQFGDQLVGHYEVAPRLHAQKILPLIDSVLAQAGLRIADIDAFVFGRGPGAFTGVRTAVAVVQGLAFSHDKPVLGVSTLLAMAEGARRQHGVTQVLTAIDARMGEIYAAAYRHDGKEWQLVLPEAVMAPAQLKFAEAGDWFACGTGWQAHGEQLRAGVRAHLQLEPGEGRLPDARDMLALALPALARGEGLPADQALPVYLRDQVADKPKPKA, from the coding sequence ATGACTGCCAGCCTAAAAAACGTGCTTGCGCTTGATACCGCCACTGAAGCCTTGTCAGTCGCGTTGCAATTCGGTGATCAGCTTGTCGGTCACTATGAAGTGGCGCCGCGGCTGCATGCCCAGAAGATCCTGCCGCTGATCGACAGTGTGCTGGCGCAAGCGGGCCTGCGCATTGCCGACATCGACGCCTTCGTTTTTGGTCGTGGCCCCGGAGCGTTCACCGGTGTTCGCACTGCTGTGGCCGTGGTGCAGGGGCTGGCGTTCAGTCACGACAAACCGGTGCTGGGCGTTTCCACCTTGCTGGCGATGGCGGAAGGTGCCCGCCGTCAACACGGCGTCACCCAGGTGCTGACGGCAATTGATGCTCGCATGGGGGAGATTTACGCCGCCGCGTATCGTCACGACGGCAAGGAGTGGCAGCTGGTCTTGCCGGAAGCGGTGATGGCACCGGCGCAACTGAAATTTGCCGAAGCCGGCGACTGGTTTGCCTGCGGTACCGGCTGGCAGGCACACGGCGAGCAGTTGCGCGCCGGCGTCCGTGCCCATTTGCAGCTGGAGCCAGGCGAGGGGCGCCTGCCGGACGCGCGCGACATGCTGGCACTGGCGCTGCCGGCGCTCGCTCGTGGCGAGGGTCTGCCGGCGGATCAGGCACTGCCGGTCTATTTGCGCGATCAGGTCGCGGACAAGCCAAAGCCAAAAGCCTGA
- a CDS encoding LexA family protein, with amino-acid sequence MSQSFHDRLAWLRDRYRKLGRIPSCRELAKDWGVSSTAVWKVIDRLHEHGYLQKEGNRWLPDESFFARPMAPSYLPAGVPNEQMQDDGSDGFAIDSFLVEHPSRTVLYTVRGDSMIDAGIQDGDVAVLELSSQAKEGDIVAAYVDGRLTLKKLARISGEYVLIPCNKMYPVIKPERTLEIYGVLVGLARKYGR; translated from the coding sequence ATGAGTCAAAGCTTCCATGACCGGCTGGCCTGGCTGCGCGATCGCTACCGCAAGCTCGGCCGCATTCCGTCTTGCCGCGAGCTGGCCAAAGACTGGGGCGTGTCATCGACCGCGGTCTGGAAGGTCATCGACCGCCTGCATGAGCACGGGTATCTGCAGAAAGAAGGCAACCGCTGGTTGCCGGATGAGAGCTTTTTCGCCCGGCCCATGGCGCCGTCCTATCTGCCCGCCGGCGTACCGAACGAGCAAATGCAGGACGATGGCAGCGATGGTTTTGCCATCGATAGCTTCTTGGTTGAGCACCCGTCCCGGACGGTGCTGTACACCGTTCGCGGCGATTCGATGATCGATGCCGGTATTCAGGATGGCGATGTCGCGGTGCTGGAGCTGAGCAGTCAGGCCAAGGAGGGTGACATCGTCGCGGCTTACGTTGATGGTCGGCTGACCCTGAAAAAATTGGCCCGGATCAGCGGTGAATATGTACTGATCCCGTGCAACAAGATGTACCCGGTGATCAAGCCGGAACGCACGCTGGAGATTTATGGCGTGTTGGTCGGTCTGGCGCGCAAATACGGACGCTGA
- a CDS encoding Slp family lipoprotein → MTKHLWTAAVISVLLAACANVPESVQGPADPNITLATVRGNDAAVNGQLVRWGGLVARVQNKDNQSWIEIVEQPLGSSGRPVGGNVTGGRFIAIFGGFLDPLIFKTGSEITVVGSLQPGVEGKIDDQPYKFPVLSGSGYHLWEPRADRHYDDVLLLRGSYWDPFWYRPYYPVIIHHYHPAPTPRGAGTGSSTSTGHGGAGPGAGNTSTTQSTTPSVTQPTTQVATSSVTEPRRPPVVRAEPRKPLAEREAKPKRRDDKER, encoded by the coding sequence ATGACCAAGCATCTTTGGACCGCAGCCGTGATCTCGGTGTTGCTGGCCGCCTGTGCCAACGTGCCGGAAAGCGTGCAGGGCCCGGCTGATCCGAACATCACGCTGGCGACGGTGCGTGGCAATGATGCCGCCGTCAACGGCCAGTTGGTTCGCTGGGGCGGCTTGGTTGCCCGCGTGCAAAACAAGGACAACCAGAGCTGGATTGAAATTGTCGAGCAGCCGCTGGGTTCGTCTGGTCGTCCGGTCGGTGGCAATGTCACTGGCGGCCGTTTCATTGCCATTTTCGGTGGCTTTCTCGATCCGCTGATTTTCAAAACCGGTAGCGAAATCACGGTGGTCGGTTCATTGCAGCCGGGCGTCGAAGGCAAGATTGATGATCAACCGTATAAATTCCCGGTTCTGTCCGGTTCCGGCTATCACCTGTGGGAGCCGCGTGCCGACCGGCATTACGATGATGTGTTGCTGCTCCGCGGCAGCTACTGGGACCCGTTCTGGTATCGGCCATATTATCCGGTGATCATTCACCACTATCATCCGGCCCCGACGCCACGTGGCGCCGGCACCGGCAGTTCGACCAGCACAGGCCATGGTGGCGCCGGACCCGGTGCTGGCAACACGAGCACGACGCAATCAACGACTCCGTCAGTGACTCAACCAACGACTCAAGTCGCTACGTCTTCGGTGACCGAACCACGGCGGCCGCCGGTGGTGCGGGCCGAACCGCGAAAGCCGCTAGCGGAGCGGGAAGCAAAACCCAAGCGCCGGGATGACAAGGAAAGATAA
- a CDS encoding error-prone DNA polymerase, producing MTSILEQTIAMSTESMEPAYAELQTLSNFSFLQSASHPEELVQQAHALGYHALAITDECSFAGIVRAYAEAQKCGLKLIYGSQFTTDSGVRLIVLAMNQQGYGQLSALITQARRRAEKGDYTLLDADLEKPLSDCLAIWLPLSQPTTELGDWPAVLRRLRSAFADRLWLGVNCCQDGQDVWRRQLATQLQTAAQLNETAQLQDAVQLQEAIQLPITAVGDVRMHQSSRLPLHHVLSAIRARTTVSALGLQRLANGEKCLQPRSRLAQRYPAEWLAETVRIADRCNFCPSSLQYQYPDEVVPAGTTAAAHLRALVEQGARMRWPKGMPSKSAQLIEKELAFISEHQYEHYFLTVHDIVRFAREQNILCQGRGSAANSVVCYALGITEADPEKIEVLFERFLSNSRREPPDIDVDFEHERREEVIQYLFKKYGRGRTALAATVICYRLPSTIRDIGKALGFELTLIEQIGNQLAWWDEPASLLQRLAELGLDPASPLVQWFCQLTLELIGFPRHLSQHVGGFVIAKTRLSDLVPVENASMIDRTVIQWDKEDIETLKLLKVDVLGLGILTAIHRSQDLIEGYYGHRPTLGDMAKEEPAVFDMLCMADSVGVFQVESRAQMSMLPRLKPRSYYDLVVEVAIVRPGPIQGGMVHPYLQRRQLPEDKIPYPSKELIPVLKRTKGVVIFQEQVLQLAMVAANFTAEEADTLRRAMGAWKRKGDLERYLDKLQAGLRGNGYTPEFTEQICQQILGFGEYGFPESHAASFALLAYATSWLKFHYPAAYCVALINSQPMGFYSPSQLVQDVKRHGVEVRPVDVLFSNWDCSLEAGATGAPAIRLGMRLIKGFAETLAHAIEQARRTLQQTGQSLNDVQALAERAGLDRAALLCLSRAGALRSLVGHRYQAHWQALGREQASLVSTALRDTQVQLPEPSEAQNIIADRAYVGVSLERHPMALLREHRAFRGCKRAEDLPRLPGKRRISIAGLVTNRQRPQTANGTLFMTLEDETGNTNLILWRDVQERNRQAILQSHLLRVTGLLENRDGVQHVVVEHMLALDELIAALPTASRDFH from the coding sequence ATGACCAGCATTCTTGAGCAAACGATTGCAATGTCCACCGAATCGATGGAGCCGGCCTATGCCGAGCTGCAGACGCTGAGCAATTTTTCGTTTTTGCAATCGGCTTCGCATCCAGAGGAGTTGGTGCAGCAAGCTCATGCACTGGGTTATCACGCGTTGGCGATCACCGATGAGTGCTCCTTTGCCGGTATCGTCCGGGCCTATGCCGAAGCACAGAAATGCGGTTTGAAGCTAATTTACGGTAGCCAGTTCACGACCGACTCGGGTGTCAGGCTCATTGTGCTGGCGATGAATCAACAAGGCTATGGTCAGCTGTCGGCATTGATTACCCAAGCCAGGCGTCGCGCGGAGAAAGGCGATTACACACTGCTCGATGCCGATCTGGAAAAGCCCTTATCCGACTGTCTGGCGATCTGGTTGCCGCTGAGCCAGCCGACGACTGAACTGGGCGACTGGCCAGCGGTGCTGCGGCGCTTGCGGTCTGCATTTGCGGATCGCTTGTGGCTCGGGGTCAATTGCTGTCAGGACGGTCAGGATGTCTGGCGCCGGCAGTTGGCGACGCAATTGCAAACTGCAGCTCAGTTAAACGAGACAGCACAGCTACAAGATGCGGTGCAGTTACAAGAGGCAATTCAATTGCCAATTACTGCAGTTGGTGATGTCCGAATGCATCAGTCATCGCGGCTGCCGCTACACCATGTGCTCAGTGCAATACGCGCACGTACCACGGTGTCGGCGCTAGGCCTGCAGCGGCTGGCCAATGGCGAGAAATGCCTGCAGCCACGCAGCCGGCTGGCCCAGCGCTATCCGGCCGAGTGGCTGGCAGAAACCGTGCGCATTGCCGATCGCTGCAACTTTTGCCCGAGTTCACTCCAGTACCAGTATCCCGACGAAGTGGTCCCGGCAGGAACGACCGCAGCGGCGCACTTGCGGGCGTTGGTCGAGCAGGGCGCGCGCATGCGTTGGCCCAAGGGCATGCCGAGCAAGAGTGCCCAACTGATCGAAAAAGAACTGGCTTTCATTTCCGAGCATCAGTACGAGCATTACTTTCTGACCGTGCATGACATTGTCCGCTTTGCCCGGGAGCAGAACATCCTCTGTCAGGGCCGCGGCTCCGCCGCCAATTCGGTGGTGTGCTATGCGCTCGGCATTACCGAGGCCGATCCGGAAAAAATCGAGGTGCTGTTCGAACGCTTTCTATCCAACAGTCGGCGTGAGCCGCCGGATATTGATGTCGACTTCGAGCATGAGCGCCGCGAAGAGGTCATCCAGTATCTGTTCAAGAAATACGGCCGCGGTCGGACTGCGCTGGCCGCGACGGTGATCTGCTACCGACTGCCCAGTACGATTCGGGATATCGGCAAGGCACTGGGTTTTGAACTGACTTTGATCGAACAGATCGGCAATCAACTGGCCTGGTGGGATGAGCCGGCCAGCCTGCTGCAGCGCCTGGCTGAGCTGGGACTCGATCCGGCCAGTCCCTTGGTGCAATGGTTTTGCCAACTGACCTTGGAATTGATCGGTTTTCCGCGCCATTTGTCGCAGCATGTCGGCGGCTTTGTCATTGCCAAGACGCGGCTTTCGGATCTGGTGCCAGTGGAAAATGCCAGCATGATTGATCGCACCGTTATCCAATGGGACAAGGAAGATATCGAGACGCTGAAACTGTTGAAAGTCGATGTGCTGGGTCTGGGCATTCTGACCGCAATCCATCGCAGTCAGGATTTGATCGAAGGCTATTATGGCCATCGACCAACGCTGGGCGATATGGCGAAGGAAGAGCCAGCAGTGTTCGACATGCTTTGCATGGCGGACTCGGTTGGCGTGTTCCAGGTTGAATCCCGCGCCCAAATGAGCATGCTGCCACGACTGAAACCTCGCAGTTATTATGATCTGGTGGTTGAAGTGGCCATTGTCCGGCCGGGGCCGATTCAGGGCGGCATGGTGCATCCGTATCTGCAGCGTCGACAACTGCCGGAAGACAAAATTCCGTATCCGAGCAAAGAACTGATTCCGGTGTTAAAACGCACCAAGGGTGTGGTGATTTTTCAGGAGCAAGTGCTGCAACTGGCAATGGTGGCGGCGAACTTCACTGCAGAGGAAGCGGACACCCTGCGCCGGGCAATGGGTGCCTGGAAGCGCAAAGGTGATCTGGAGCGTTACCTCGACAAACTGCAAGCAGGCTTGCGCGGCAATGGCTACACGCCGGAATTTACCGAACAAATCTGCCAGCAGATTCTGGGCTTTGGCGAGTACGGCTTTCCGGAATCGCATGCCGCCAGTTTTGCTTTGCTGGCGTATGCCACCTCGTGGCTCAAGTTTCATTATCCGGCCGCTTATTGCGTGGCGCTGATCAACAGCCAGCCGATGGGGTTCTATTCGCCCTCGCAACTGGTGCAGGATGTCAAACGCCACGGCGTCGAAGTCCGCCCGGTTGATGTGCTGTTCAGCAACTGGGATTGCAGTTTGGAAGCCGGCGCCACCGGCGCGCCTGCGATTCGCCTTGGCATGCGCTTGATCAAAGGGTTTGCCGAAACCTTGGCGCATGCGATCGAGCAAGCACGCCGTACTCTGCAACAAACCGGTCAGTCCCTGAACGATGTGCAAGCACTGGCGGAGCGGGCAGGGCTTGATCGCGCCGCGCTGCTTTGCCTGTCGCGCGCCGGGGCGCTGCGCTCGCTTGTGGGGCATCGTTATCAGGCGCACTGGCAGGCGCTCGGTCGCGAACAGGCCAGTCTGGTCAGCACGGCGCTGCGCGATACTCAGGTGCAATTGCCGGAGCCGAGCGAGGCGCAAAACATCATTGCCGACCGCGCTTACGTTGGCGTGTCGCTGGAGCGGCATCCGATGGCGCTGCTGCGCGAGCATCGTGCATTTCGTGGTTGCAAACGGGCCGAGGATTTACCGCGCTTGCCGGGCAAACGCCGCATCTCCATCGCTGGTCTGGTGACCAACCGGCAGCGCCCACAAACCGCCAATGGCACGTTGTTCATGACGCTGGAAGACGAAACCGGCAACACCAATTTGATTCTCTGGCGCGATGTCCAGGAGCGCAATCGTCAAGCCATCTTGCAAAGCCATCTGCTGCGGGTGACCGGCCTGCTGGAAAACCGCGACGGCGTTCAGCATGTGGTGGTTGAGCACATGCTGGCGCTGGATGAGCTGATTGCGGCGCTGCCAACCGCCTCGCGGGATTTCCATTGA
- a CDS encoding Y-family DNA polymerase — protein sequence MRWLCLWLPQLALEILPFPVPSTQPTVISHTVQQRTLIWLANPAAQHLGIKRGMSLAMAQALVPGLTIFTRTDSAEALARAQVATIALQFSSDVQLTQGGAILLEIERSALLFRKPQQLLQQLQHAIAALGYSVQAQFGWGATAALVLSRLPTLTQTGPIALQQALRQAPLRCLSRDGRVPRKWLEHFQQIGVQRIGDLLDLPRPALGRRFGQELLDYLARLQAQQPDTFAPFQLPETFQQSIELPRETDQVDALLFPIRRLFLALESYLRTRQLAVNRLQILLGQHRRKPQAINVGTVAPSWLASEWLSLCRLRLERQPLLAPVLEISVKAEQFVPLTPTRAQLFASQEDERNHEQQLLSILRARLGDSAVQQFAVAASWWPEHAMTIRAVAATTADDAISADEIPAVAAERPLVLLAHPQPLKSLRDVPQYRGPLCFEPEAEWLQSEWWQQQWAQREYRIARNPAGERLWLFRDSQTPGQWYLHGVFGC from the coding sequence ATGCGTTGGCTTTGTTTGTGGCTGCCGCAACTGGCGTTGGAAATTCTGCCGTTTCCGGTGCCGTCGACACAGCCGACCGTGATTTCTCATACCGTTCAGCAGCGGACCTTGATCTGGCTGGCCAATCCGGCCGCACAGCATCTTGGCATCAAACGTGGCATGAGTCTGGCGATGGCGCAAGCGCTGGTGCCAGGCTTGACCATCTTTACCCGGACCGATTCAGCCGAAGCCTTGGCCCGTGCTCAGGTTGCCACCATCGCCCTGCAATTCAGCAGTGATGTTCAGCTGACGCAAGGTGGCGCCATCTTGCTGGAGATCGAACGCAGTGCCTTGTTGTTCCGGAAGCCTCAACAATTGCTGCAGCAACTGCAGCATGCCATAGCAGCGCTGGGTTACAGCGTGCAAGCCCAATTTGGCTGGGGCGCAACCGCGGCACTGGTGCTCAGCCGTCTGCCGACACTGACGCAGACCGGGCCTATCGCCTTGCAGCAAGCGCTGCGGCAAGCACCACTGCGCTGTCTGAGTCGTGACGGCCGTGTGCCAAGGAAATGGTTGGAGCATTTTCAGCAAATTGGCGTGCAACGCATTGGCGATTTGCTGGATCTGCCACGACCGGCGCTGGGCCGACGCTTTGGTCAGGAGCTGCTCGATTACCTGGCGCGTTTACAAGCGCAGCAGCCGGACACGTTTGCGCCGTTTCAGTTACCGGAGACGTTTCAACAATCGATTGAACTGCCGCGCGAAACCGATCAGGTCGATGCCTTGCTCTTTCCTATCCGGCGGCTGTTTCTGGCGCTTGAAAGCTATTTGCGGACCCGTCAGCTGGCGGTCAACCGACTGCAGATTCTGCTCGGCCAACACCGGCGCAAGCCGCAAGCGATCAACGTTGGTACCGTTGCGCCGAGCTGGCTCGCCAGCGAATGGTTGAGTCTTTGCCGTTTGCGGCTGGAGCGACAGCCCTTGTTGGCGCCGGTGCTGGAGATCAGCGTCAAGGCCGAGCAATTTGTGCCATTGACGCCGACACGTGCCCAGCTATTCGCCAGTCAGGAAGATGAGCGCAATCATGAGCAGCAACTGCTCAGTATTTTGCGGGCACGGCTGGGGGATAGTGCCGTGCAACAGTTTGCTGTCGCGGCCAGTTGGTGGCCGGAACATGCCATGACAATCCGCGCCGTGGCGGCCACGACTGCCGACGATGCGATATCCGCTGATGAAATACCCGCCGTGGCGGCCGAGCGGCCACTGGTTTTGCTGGCGCATCCCCAACCGCTCAAATCCCTGCGCGATGTGCCGCAGTATCGCGGCCCGTTGTGTTTCGAACCGGAAGCGGAATGGTTGCAATCCGAGTGGTGGCAGCAGCAATGGGCCCAGCGCGAATACCGTATTGCCCGCAATCCCGCCGGTGAGCGACTGTGGTTGTTTCGTGATAGCCAGACACCGGGACAATGGTATCTGCACGGCGTGTTTGGTTGTTGA
- the imuA gene encoding translesion DNA synthesis-associated protein ImuA encodes MPSSLQQLLDQRQLWRGRDTGEATAVLPTGWPQLDRELYGAGWPMASLSELLCREPVLAWQLLLPALVQLSQQQRLLIWIGHEQPPYAPAWQKAGLCLSRCLLVRASEDEAPWAAEQALRLAQGGAVLLQSKALNTERLRRLQLAAQSGGSYAFLLRPPAAQRQTTPASLRMQLQAAPGGVQVQVLKRRGGAATTTFTVPTSPAPRAVVAPGFARNRSINGVITSAIKRVMDGAGNSASSSARGSEKDSQKDNAENRVSDAGSLHLFANGTRERSVRDGSANAAGAKHNVSTAASAVMAVAHTREQAER; translated from the coding sequence ATGCCGTCCTCACTGCAGCAATTGCTGGATCAGCGCCAACTCTGGCGCGGACGTGATACCGGTGAGGCGACGGCCGTTTTGCCGACCGGTTGGCCGCAGTTGGATCGTGAGCTGTACGGTGCCGGTTGGCCGATGGCCAGCCTGAGTGAATTGCTGTGTCGTGAACCGGTGCTGGCTTGGCAATTATTGCTGCCGGCCTTGGTGCAGTTGAGTCAGCAGCAGCGCCTGTTGATCTGGATTGGCCACGAGCAACCACCGTATGCGCCGGCTTGGCAGAAAGCCGGTTTGTGCTTGTCGCGTTGCTTGTTGGTGCGGGCATCGGAAGATGAGGCGCCGTGGGCAGCAGAGCAGGCCCTGCGCTTGGCACAGGGTGGCGCGGTGCTGCTGCAATCGAAAGCACTGAATACCGAGCGCTTGCGCCGCCTGCAGTTGGCGGCACAAAGCGGTGGCAGTTATGCCTTTCTGCTACGGCCACCGGCTGCGCAGCGACAGACGACGCCAGCCAGCTTGCGAATGCAGTTGCAGGCGGCGCCGGGTGGCGTTCAGGTGCAGGTATTGAAACGGCGGGGTGGGGCGGCGACAACGACATTCACTGTGCCAACCTCGCCGGCACCGCGGGCAGTGGTTGCGCCTGGTTTTGCGAGAAACCGTTCAATAAATGGCGTAATAACCAGCGCGATAAAACGCGTAATGGATGGTGCAGGAAATAGCGCAAGCAGCAGTGCAAGAGGCAGCGAAAAGGATAGCCAAAAAGATAACGCGGAAAATCGGGTAAGCGATGCCGGATCGTTGCACTTGTTTGCGAACGGCACCCGCGAGCGGTCGGTTCGCGATGGTTCTGCAAATGCCGCCGGGGCAAAGCACAATGTCTCGACCGCCGCGTCGGCAGTGATGGCAGTCGCGCATACCCGTGAGCAAGCCGAGCGGTAA
- a CDS encoding GspH/FimT family pseudopilin — translation MKKAQGFTLVEMLMALAIGSVTLTVGVNSMQDLVTRQRVDAYTGNILQSIHSARQHAILKHQPVTVCASEDGQTCNDNWSTGHLLFIDHNGNRELDENDEILNHINGSSPKDPVHWRSFRVADTLQFLPTGMTSHQNGTFTVCGLGKADHARAVIITKMGRPRMSTDSNGDGIDEGADGRPLRC, via the coding sequence ATGAAAAAAGCGCAGGGATTTACCCTAGTGGAAATGCTGATGGCATTGGCAATCGGCAGCGTCACTTTGACCGTCGGCGTCAACAGCATGCAGGACCTGGTCACCCGCCAACGGGTCGATGCCTATACCGGCAACATCCTGCAATCGATTCACAGCGCTCGCCAGCACGCCATTCTCAAACACCAACCGGTCACCGTTTGCGCCAGCGAAGATGGCCAAACCTGCAACGACAACTGGTCAACCGGCCACCTGCTCTTCATCGACCACAATGGCAATCGTGAGCTCGATGAAAACGACGAAATCCTGAATCACATCAACGGCAGCAGCCCGAAAGATCCGGTGCATTGGCGCTCATTTCGGGTCGCAGACACGCTGCAGTTTCTGCCAACGGGAATGACCAGCCACCAAAACGGCACATTCACCGTCTGCGGCCTCGGCAAAGCCGATCATGCGCGTGCAGTAATCATTACCAAGATGGGCCGGCCGCGCATGTCAACGGACAGCAATGGTGATGGCATTGATGAAGGTGCGGATGGCCGGCCATTGCGCTGCTGA
- a CDS encoding ATP-dependent DNA helicase, whose amino-acid sequence MNQVVSPSAYSLGPDGPFAEQGAFRARPAQIEMAQAVETALQQRLTLVVEAGTGTGKTFAYLVPALLAGERVIISTGTKNLQDQLYHRDLPTVCDTLNVKPKRALLKGRSNYLCSYRLEQTQQTGRLPTKDSVRSLRAVESWARGTNTGDLSECIALADDDPIVSFVTSTAENCLGGECPHYQDCFVVKARRTAMDADIVVVNHHLLLADLALKEEGFGELLPGAAAIIIDEAHQLAETASNFFGQTVSSRQLLEFARDTEAETRAHARDQDELLVAVQGIGKSVADVRLALGMDRQKAPLLPLLKKRDLQTALAELGERLELARSQLELAADRSEGLGAALGRVEALQMKLISITEANDADNVRWFETYKQGFAFNSTPLAVAESFQRQTARYRNAAWVYTSATLTVNQKFRHFTDQLGLQSPMTLALDSPFDYGNQALLYIPNGLPDPDAPHYLEALMSATLPVLQASQGRAFLLFTSYRALEWMARELPSQIPYPVLVQGSQPRNRLLDTFRKLGNAVLLGTSSFWEGVDVRGEALSLVVIDKLPFAAPDDPVLRARQDACRRNGGDPFNDMQLPRAVITLKQGAGRLIRDVTDTGVLMIADPRLITRPYGEVFRRSLPPMPLSRQLSDVQRFFLRHAR is encoded by the coding sequence ATGAATCAAGTGGTATCGCCGAGCGCGTATTCGCTCGGCCCTGATGGTCCTTTTGCCGAACAGGGTGCGTTTCGTGCCCGGCCTGCCCAGATCGAAATGGCGCAAGCGGTCGAAACCGCGTTGCAGCAGCGGCTGACTCTGGTGGTCGAGGCGGGCACCGGCACTGGCAAAACCTTTGCGTATCTGGTGCCGGCGCTGCTCGCCGGTGAGCGGGTGATCATTTCAACCGGCACCAAGAACCTGCAGGATCAGTTGTATCACCGCGATCTGCCCACCGTCTGCGACACGCTCAATGTCAAACCGAAACGGGCATTGCTGAAAGGTCGCAGCAATTATCTTTGCAGTTACCGTCTGGAGCAAACCCAGCAAACCGGGCGTTTGCCGACCAAGGATTCCGTGCGCAGTTTGCGCGCCGTTGAATCCTGGGCTCGCGGCACCAACACCGGCGATTTGTCGGAATGCATTGCCCTCGCTGATGACGATCCGATCGTCTCTTTTGTCACCAGCACGGCCGAGAATTGCCTCGGCGGTGAGTGTCCGCATTATCAGGACTGCTTCGTGGTCAAGGCGCGGCGGACGGCGATGGATGCCGATATCGTGGTGGTCAATCACCATTTGCTGCTCGCCGATCTGGCGCTGAAAGAAGAGGGCTTTGGTGAGCTGCTGCCGGGCGCTGCGGCGATCATCATCGACGAAGCGCACCAGCTTGCCGAAACCGCCAGCAATTTCTTTGGCCAGACCGTGTCGAGCCGGCAACTGCTCGAGTTTGCTCGCGATACCGAAGCGGAGACGCGCGCCCATGCCCGCGATCAGGATGAGCTGCTGGTGGCTGTGCAAGGCATCGGCAAATCGGTTGCCGATGTTCGGCTGGCGCTCGGCATGGACCGGCAGAAAGCACCATTGTTGCCGCTGCTGAAAAAACGCGATCTGCAAACGGCGTTGGCCGAACTGGGCGAACGCCTGGAATTGGCGCGCAGCCAATTGGAGTTGGCGGCGGATCGCAGTGAAGGCCTTGGTGCCGCACTGGGGCGGGTGGAAGCGCTGCAGATGAAGCTGATCAGCATCACCGAAGCCAATGACGCCGATAACGTGAGATGGTTCGAAACCTACAAGCAAGGTTTTGCTTTCAACAGCACACCGCTGGCGGTAGCGGAATCCTTTCAACGGCAGACGGCGCGGTATCGGAATGCAGCTTGGGTATACACCTCAGCCACCTTGACCGTGAACCAGAAATTTCGCCACTTCACCGATCAGCTGGGTTTGCAGTCGCCGATGACGCTGGCGCTCGACAGCCCGTTTGATTACGGCAATCAGGCACTGCTTTACATTCCTAATGGCTTGCCGGATCCGGACGCGCCGCATTATCTGGAAGCGTTGATGAGTGCGACGCTGCCAGTGCTACAGGCAAGTCAGGGCCGGGCATTTCTGTTGTTCACCAGTTATCGGGCGCTGGAATGGATGGCGCGTGAACTGCCGTCGCAGATTCCTTACCCTGTGTTGGTGCAAGGCAGCCAGCCGCGCAACCGCTTGCTCGATACTTTTCGTAAACTCGGCAACGCGGTGTTGCTTGGCACCAGCAGTTTCTGGGAAGGCGTGGATGTGCGCGGCGAGGCGCTCAGCCTGGTGGTGATTGATAAACTGCCGTTTGCCGCGCCGGATGATCCGGTGCTGCGCGCGCGTCAGGATGCCTGCCGACGCAATGGCGGTGACCCGTTCAACGACATGCAGTTGCCGCGCGCCGTTATCACGCTGAAGCAGGGCGCCGGACGCTTGATCCGCGACGTCACCGATACTGGTGTGCTGATGATCGCCGATCCGCGTCTGATAACACGGCCCTATGGCGAGGTGTTTCGGCGCAGTTTGCCGCCGATGCCGTTGTCACGGCAATTGTCCGATGTGCAGCGGTTTTTTCTGCGCCATGCCCGGTGA
- a CDS encoding type IV pilin protein has translation MALQADMTRAGLAPPRGFTLIELIIAIAIVGILAAMAYPFYQEHITKTRRAQAMSALQSAAEAFSRYKAGRPDFSYTDACFTGEGCANEIVSGSVPDDGAGPLYSLTSALSADGRRFVLTATATAEWSSRDGGLQLDSAGAKRWTDKGGEIWGCWPQGSSAPCSDGAAELDPEP, from the coding sequence ATGGCATTGCAAGCTGATATGACCCGGGCGGGATTGGCTCCCCCCCGGGGGTTTACCTTGATCGAGCTGATTATTGCGATTGCGATCGTCGGTATTCTGGCCGCGATGGCCTATCCCTTTTATCAGGAACATATCACCAAAACTCGGCGTGCTCAGGCGATGTCTGCATTGCAGTCGGCGGCTGAGGCGTTTTCGCGCTACAAAGCTGGCCGACCAGATTTCTCTTATACCGATGCTTGTTTCACCGGCGAGGGCTGTGCCAATGAGATTGTTAGTGGCTCAGTGCCTGATGACGGTGCCGGCCCGTTATATAGCCTGACATCAGCACTCTCAGCCGATGGCCGGCGTTTCGTCTTGACCGCGACAGCAACGGCAGAGTGGTCTTCACGTGATGGTGGCTTGCAGCTTGATAGCGCAGGCGCCAAGCGTTGGACGGACAAGGGCGGTGAGATATGGGGCTGCTGGCCGCAAGGGAGCTCGGCACCGTGTTCCGATGGCGCCGCCGAATTGGATCCGGAGCCTTGA